Proteins from one Chroococcidiopsis sp. CCMEE 29 genomic window:
- a CDS encoding IS5 family transposase → MNSKIAQTLSQLQFKRRFGVQPDTFKHIIKALKPAWRATPKPGAKPKLGIEQRVLIALEYWREYRTYFHIGSSWGVSESTVCRIVHWVEDRLMASGQFRLPGKKQLVRGFGQPAVVVMDVTETPIERPKRHQRWFYSGKKKQHTLKCQLVIEQTTGRIICTYFGKGRRHDFKLFQASGIHFHPQIESLQDKGYQGIQKLHANSHLPHKKPRGGQLTPAQKLDNRALARRRVVIEQTNRCLKIFRILAERYRNRRRRFGLRCNLIAALYNYECSQAA, encoded by the coding sequence ATGAATTCTAAAATAGCTCAAACACTATCACAATTACAATTCAAACGTCGCTTCGGCGTGCAACCAGATACATTCAAGCACATCATCAAAGCTCTCAAACCTGCCTGGAGAGCCACACCAAAACCAGGTGCCAAGCCGAAACTGGGCATTGAACAGCGAGTGCTAATTGCTTTAGAGTATTGGCGGGAGTATCGCACCTACTTCCACATTGGCAGCAGTTGGGGCGTGAGTGAATCAACCGTCTGCCGCATCGTTCATTGGGTTGAAGATAGGTTAATGGCATCAGGACAATTTCGCCTGCCTGGGAAGAAACAGTTGGTGCGTGGATTTGGTCAGCCAGCTGTCGTGGTGATGGATGTGACCGAAACGCCGATTGAACGACCGAAGCGTCACCAACGCTGGTTCTATTCTGGCAAGAAGAAGCAACATACGCTCAAATGCCAACTAGTGATCGAGCAAACAACTGGACGAATTATTTGCACCTACTTTGGTAAAGGACGACGGCATGACTTCAAGCTGTTTCAAGCTTCAGGGATTCACTTCCACCCACAAATCGAAAGCTTGCAAGACAAGGGGTATCAGGGTATCCAAAAGTTACATGCTAACAGTCATCTACCTCACAAGAAGCCTAGAGGCGGACAACTCACGCCGGCGCAAAAGTTAGATAATCGAGCCTTAGCCCGTCGTCGAGTTGTAATTGAGCAAACCAATCGTTGCTTGAAAATCTTCCGCATTCTAGCGGAGCGCTATCGCAACCGGCGGCGGCGCTTCGGGTTGCGCTGTAATCTCATTGCTGCCTTATACAACTACGAATGCTCTCAAGCTGCTTGA
- a CDS encoding nuclear transport factor 2 family protein, translated as MTNTHDEVLAANEAFYRAFEKKDIEAMSAVWSQGTGSLCIHPGRNLLRGWKEIRSSWEMIFKNTQYIEIEIDILVKEVRNNIAYVVLVENLLQVSGARRVRAQSMATNMFELMAQKWYLVHHHGSPLMR; from the coding sequence ATGACAAACACACATGATGAAGTATTAGCTGCTAACGAGGCTTTTTACCGAGCTTTTGAGAAAAAGGACATCGAAGCCATGAGTGCTGTTTGGTCACAGGGGACTGGCAGTCTGTGTATTCACCCTGGACGTAATCTGCTGCGAGGATGGAAAGAGATTCGCTCCTCCTGGGAAATGATATTTAAAAATACTCAATATATTGAAATTGAAATAGACATTCTCGTAAAAGAGGTACGTAATAATATTGCCTACGTCGTGCTTGTCGAAAATTTACTCCAAGTCAGCGGCGCTAGAAGAGTTCGAGCCCAGTCAATGGCTACAAATATGTTTGAGCTAATGGCTCAGAAGTGGTATTTAGTCCATCATCACGGTAGCCCCTTGATGCGTTAG
- a CDS encoding glycosyl hydrolase family 57, with amino-acid sequence MIFTPQLASLPLLPELIEELPNISGWEEVLSVVQQHKPVFLPTTNIRLEDVTAAFAIALHMHQPTIPAGSGGELINNLQYMFEHPHEGDNHNAGAFANCYSRMADFIPELVSQGCNPRIMLDYSGNLLWGLRQMGRGDILENLKRITCDPTYQPYVEWLGTMWSHTVVPSTPIPDIKLHIQAWQHHFAAIFGWDALARVKGFSPPEMHLPNHPDTLFEFVKALLESGYRWLLVQEHSVETLSGQAVQNKHLPHRLIARNSQGKVLSITVLIKTQGSDTKLVGQMQPYYEAKTLSRQNLGQVSVPPLVTQIGDGENGGVMMNEFPSAFKQAWHEMAQAGGGKSGIVGLTGTEYLELLEAAGCTPEDYPICQAVGQYQIWQQVAPENCEPELIANVIDSLQQVNPNFHMDGASWTNHISWVKGYENVLTPMNQLSALFHQKIDPLLLAESDLGDVSLSDNSTVDSLTKQYRYRQALLYNLLLQTSCFRYWGQGAWTDYANEIFRRGEAILQQSFSV; translated from the coding sequence ATGATCTTCACCCCCCAATTGGCTAGCCTACCCCTGTTACCCGAACTGATTGAAGAATTGCCGAATATTTCAGGTTGGGAAGAGGTTCTTTCTGTGGTTCAACAGCACAAACCTGTATTTTTACCAACAACGAATATCCGGCTGGAAGACGTTACTGCCGCCTTTGCGATCGCCCTCCATATGCACCAGCCTACTATCCCCGCTGGTTCAGGGGGTGAACTAATCAACAACCTGCAATACATGTTTGAGCATCCCCACGAAGGCGATAACCATAATGCCGGTGCCTTTGCCAATTGCTACAGCCGCATGGCAGATTTCATTCCTGAACTGGTAAGTCAAGGTTGTAATCCTCGCATTATGTTGGATTACTCTGGCAATTTGTTGTGGGGACTCAGGCAAATGGGACGGGGAGACATCCTCGAAAATCTTAAGCGCATTACCTGTGACCCAACTTACCAGCCTTATGTCGAGTGGCTTGGTACGATGTGGAGCCATACCGTTGTTCCCTCAACCCCAATTCCAGATATCAAGCTGCACATTCAAGCGTGGCAACACCATTTTGCTGCAATCTTTGGCTGGGATGCCTTGGCTCGCGTTAAAGGGTTTTCTCCCCCAGAGATGCACCTACCCAATCATCCCGATACCCTGTTTGAATTTGTTAAAGCTCTGCTTGAATCTGGATATCGCTGGCTCCTAGTTCAGGAACATTCTGTTGAAACGCTGAGTGGTCAAGCGGTGCAAAACAAGCACCTTCCTCACCGTCTGATTGCCCGCAATTCTCAAGGCAAAGTTCTCAGCATTACAGTTCTAATTAAAACTCAGGGCTCAGACACTAAATTAGTAGGCCAGATGCAGCCTTACTATGAAGCAAAAACACTATCGCGGCAAAATCTAGGTCAGGTTTCTGTGCCACCTTTAGTTACCCAAATTGGGGATGGTGAAAATGGCGGCGTGATGATGAATGAGTTTCCCAGCGCTTTTAAACAAGCTTGGCATGAAATGGCTCAAGCTGGAGGTGGCAAGTCGGGAATTGTAGGACTAACAGGGACAGAATACTTAGAGCTGCTTGAGGCTGCTGGTTGCACACCTGAAGACTATCCAATTTGTCAGGCAGTTGGTCAATACCAAATTTGGCAGCAAGTTGCACCAGAAAACTGTGAACCTGAATTAATTGCAAATGTCATCGATTCCTTGCAGCAGGTAAACCCCAACTTTCACATGGATGGAGCCTCTTGGACGAATCACATCAGTTGGGTAAAAGGCTATGAAAATGTCTTGACGCCCATGAATCAACTGAGTGCTTTATTTCATCAAAAAATTGATCCATTGCTTCTAGCTGAGTCAGATTTAGGTGATGTAAGTTTAAGTGATAACTCGACCGTAGATTCCCTCACCAAGCAATATCGCTACCGTCAAGCACTGCTGTACAACCTGTTGCTACAGACTAGCTGTTTTCGTTACTGGGGACAGGGAGCGTGGACAGATTACGCAAATGAAATTTTCCGTCGAGGTGAAGCTATTTTACAACAGAGTTTCTCGGTGTGA
- a CDS encoding YtxH domain-containing protein — translation MSNNRSGVFIGGVLVGAAIGTLTGILMAPRTGRETRQILKKSADALPELAEDLSTSVQLQADRLSESALRNWDETLERLREAIAAGVEATQQERRVLKRDAEPPDSRPSLTDRL, via the coding sequence ATGTCTAACAACCGTTCTGGAGTATTTATCGGTGGTGTATTAGTAGGTGCTGCCATCGGTACCCTCACCGGCATACTAATGGCACCGCGTACTGGTCGAGAAACGCGACAAATATTGAAGAAATCTGCCGATGCTTTACCAGAATTGGCAGAAGATTTATCGACTAGTGTACAGCTTCAGGCAGATCGCCTCTCGGAATCCGCACTCCGCAACTGGGATGAAACCTTAGAGCGGCTGCGGGAAGCGATCGCGGCTGGCGTAGAGGCAACTCAGCAAGAGCGCCGAGTCCTGAAGCGAGATGCTGAACCCCCAGATTCCCGTCCGTCTCTGACTGATCGCTTATAG
- a CDS encoding DUF948 domain-containing protein, with protein MIDPLFWLGLSILLVAVSLTAVLVAALPALQELARAARSAEKLFDTLRRDLPPTLEAIRLTGLEISDLTDDVNDGVKSAGQIVKQVDQSIDSAKKQTKNIEVSTRSVFTGVKAAWKSFSRPPTRRKMERLSASQRKAVQLRLRETSLEEDSPATPAEPYSINDEVSDWQNTPED; from the coding sequence GTGATTGACCCACTGTTTTGGCTCGGACTATCCATTCTGTTAGTCGCCGTCAGCCTAACCGCAGTTTTGGTGGCAGCCTTGCCAGCCTTACAGGAGTTAGCACGGGCGGCTCGCAGTGCCGAAAAATTGTTTGATACCTTAAGGCGGGACTTACCACCTACCTTGGAAGCCATCCGCCTGACTGGGTTAGAAATTAGTGATTTAACTGATGATGTCAATGATGGTGTCAAAAGCGCTGGTCAAATCGTTAAACAAGTCGATCAAAGTATTGATAGCGCCAAAAAACAGACTAAAAATATTGAGGTAAGCACGCGCAGCGTCTTTACTGGTGTGAAAGCAGCGTGGAAAAGCTTTTCGCGTCCACCTACTCGTCGGAAGATGGAGCGTCTCTCAGCCAGTCAAAGAAAGGCAGTACAACTGCGCCTACGTGAAACATCTTTAGAGGAAGACAGTCCTGCTACACCAGCAGAACCTTACTCTATCAACGACGAAGTTTCTGATTGGCAAAACACTCCAGAGGACTAA